In Nocardia asteroides, a single genomic region encodes these proteins:
- a CDS encoding helix-turn-helix transcriptional regulator gives MTSAPIARAAAGFAHDIDIETRNFQLSPLPAVVGTVMPIDDRTAHRPDDLPDEWALVALGIAVLKEHATSALLAEVTVLDEIAVEHARQRLTEAGLVHDEYWLSDSAAALLRRSSIGQRRQLHHRAAAALYHSAAEATVVAGHLVAARDVRHSWAPAVLRAAADGALALDQLKQAAVCLELAYRLSGDPYERAGLAALLVSIEWRVNPSSATRNFVRASVALRAGHLPPQYIPCLVRYQLWHGRIEGACAALERVVEDPATAADLAFQRRWIDYLYPELRPRRSGIASDSAADTPEHEASLLLVAMRSADTTVDTIALARQVLLGNRLSAATAESLVVALDALIYAGELAMADEWCETLLAEAAARHSPTWLAIFAGIRADVALRRGDRIRAGATATAALNHIPAVNLGATVARPIAAYIGACTQAGRYDEARSQLDRDVPLTLFDSTLVLPYLRARGHLRLAIGETDEAMMDFQLCGSLMLRWDIDLPGLVPWRNDIALAHLAAGDRERAKIYAAMHLDRVSRPARHPSAATSLRILASTTDDASTRTGLLRRADTIAAAGADRLELARVRADLARAHEHLGEFGPANTIRASALRLATECGAEPLRRSIIDSVTLGGAVPEPTAVRVPGDAGPVPAGDGAGGVGLLSVAERRVAEMAGGGSRNREIAESLGITISTVEQHLTRVYRKLKVHHRTELPFLLEVRC, from the coding sequence ATGACATCTGCACCCATCGCCCGCGCCGCTGCGGGCTTCGCCCATGACATCGATATCGAAACTCGAAACTTCCAGTTGTCGCCGCTGCCCGCCGTGGTGGGCACCGTCATGCCGATCGATGACCGTACTGCCCATCGGCCCGACGACCTCCCCGACGAGTGGGCCCTGGTCGCCCTGGGGATCGCCGTACTGAAGGAGCACGCCACCAGCGCGTTGCTCGCCGAGGTGACCGTGCTCGACGAGATCGCGGTCGAGCACGCGCGGCAGCGGCTCACCGAAGCCGGCCTGGTCCACGACGAATATTGGCTGTCCGACAGCGCCGCCGCGCTGCTGCGCCGCTCATCGATCGGGCAGCGCAGGCAGCTGCACCACCGGGCGGCGGCCGCGCTGTACCACTCCGCCGCGGAGGCCACCGTCGTGGCGGGTCACTTGGTCGCGGCTCGGGATGTGCGCCACTCGTGGGCGCCTGCGGTGCTCCGCGCGGCCGCCGACGGTGCCCTCGCGCTCGACCAGCTCAAGCAGGCGGCGGTCTGTCTGGAGCTGGCCTACCGGCTCAGCGGCGACCCCTACGAGCGGGCCGGGCTGGCGGCCTTGCTGGTGTCGATCGAGTGGCGGGTCAATCCGTCGTCGGCCACCCGCAACTTCGTCCGGGCCTCCGTCGCGCTGCGGGCGGGACACCTCCCGCCGCAGTACATTCCGTGCCTGGTGCGCTACCAGCTGTGGCACGGACGCATCGAGGGGGCCTGTGCCGCTCTCGAGCGGGTCGTCGAGGACCCGGCCACGGCGGCGGACCTGGCCTTCCAGCGTCGATGGATCGACTACCTGTACCCGGAACTGCGCCCGCGCCGGAGCGGCATCGCCTCCGATTCCGCCGCGGACACCCCGGAGCACGAGGCGAGCCTGCTGCTGGTCGCCATGCGGAGCGCCGACACCACGGTGGACACCATCGCGCTGGCGCGACAGGTGTTGCTGGGTAACCGCTTGAGCGCCGCTACAGCGGAATCGCTGGTCGTTGCCCTGGACGCGCTCATCTACGCGGGCGAGCTCGCCATGGCCGACGAGTGGTGCGAAACCCTGCTGGCAGAGGCCGCGGCACGACACTCGCCGACCTGGCTGGCGATCTTCGCCGGAATTCGGGCCGACGTGGCGCTGCGCCGGGGAGACCGTATCCGGGCCGGTGCGACCGCCACCGCCGCGCTGAATCACATCCCGGCCGTGAATCTCGGTGCGACCGTCGCACGTCCGATCGCGGCCTATATCGGTGCGTGCACCCAAGCGGGGCGGTACGACGAGGCGCGCAGCCAGCTCGACCGTGACGTCCCCCTGACGCTCTTCGATTCCACCCTCGTGCTGCCGTATCTGCGTGCACGGGGCCATCTTCGGCTCGCCATCGGAGAAACGGACGAGGCGATGATGGATTTCCAGCTCTGTGGCTCGCTGATGCTGCGGTGGGATATCGACCTGCCGGGGCTCGTGCCCTGGCGCAACGACATCGCACTTGCTCACCTCGCTGCGGGCGATCGGGAGCGGGCCAAGATCTACGCGGCCATGCATCTCGACCGGGTGAGCCGTCCGGCACGGCACCCGAGCGCGGCCACCTCCTTGCGGATACTGGCGAGCACCACCGACGATGCGAGTACCCGAACCGGGTTGCTGCGGCGCGCGGACACCATCGCGGCTGCCGGTGCGGACCGGCTGGAATTGGCCAGGGTGCGGGCCGATCTGGCACGCGCCCATGAACATCTCGGGGAGTTCGGCCCGGCCAACACGATCCGGGCCTCGGCGCTGCGGCTGGCGACCGAGTGCGGCGCGGAACCGTTGCGCCGCAGCATCATCGATAGTGTCACGCTCGGCGGGGCGGTTCCGGAGCCGACGGCGGTTCGCGTGCCGGGCGACGCGGGTCCGGTCCCGGCAGGCGATGGGGCAGGCGGGGTCGGGTTGCTGAGCGTGGCCGAGCGGCGGGTGGCGGAGATGGCGGGCGGCGGATCGCGCAACCGGGAGATCGCCGAAAGTCTCGGGATCACGATCAGCACCGTCGAGCAGCACCTCACCAGGGTCTACCGCAAGTTGAAGGTGCACCACCGCACCGAACTGCCCTTTCTGCTGGAGGTGCGATGCTGA
- a CDS encoding thioesterase II family protein produces MLSTNPWLRTLKADPDPALRLVCFHHAGGSAGSFQSLARAFGDGIEIMAMQSPGRQERRREPCLTRLGDIVDGVLPPVVELADRPIVLFGHSFGAVVAFEVARRLPAAGILPRHLFVSGRRAPSRRRLENVHRRTDAEIRTELRLLGGPGVALLDDDEVAREFLPAIRSDYRAVETHVAEPDARVDCALTALVGDHDPRATVDEARAWRAHTTASFELRVFGGGHFYLVDHSDGVAAVVERRIGTGPIGPGG; encoded by the coding sequence ATGCTGAGCACCAACCCGTGGCTGCGGACGTTGAAGGCGGATCCGGACCCGGCGCTGCGGCTCGTCTGCTTCCACCACGCCGGTGGCTCGGCCGGTTCGTTCCAGTCCCTGGCCAGGGCGTTCGGCGATGGCATCGAGATCATGGCGATGCAGAGCCCCGGCAGGCAGGAGCGCCGCCGTGAGCCGTGCCTCACCAGGCTGGGAGACATCGTCGATGGTGTGCTTCCCCCGGTGGTCGAGCTGGCGGATCGGCCGATCGTCCTGTTCGGCCACAGCTTCGGCGCTGTGGTCGCCTTCGAGGTGGCGCGGAGGCTGCCCGCCGCGGGCATCCTGCCGCGGCACCTGTTCGTCTCGGGCCGCCGCGCTCCCTCGCGCCGGCGACTCGAGAATGTGCATCGACGAACGGACGCGGAGATCAGGACGGAGCTGCGACTGCTGGGTGGACCGGGAGTCGCGCTGCTCGACGACGACGAGGTGGCCAGGGAATTCCTCCCCGCGATCCGGAGCGACTATCGGGCGGTGGAAACCCACGTGGCCGAGCCGGACGCGCGCGTGGACTGCGCGCTGACGGCGCTGGTCGGCGACCACGACCCGCGGGCGACCGTGGACGAGGCACGCGCCTGGCGCGCCCACACGACGGCGTCGTTCGAGTTGCGAGTCTTCGGTGGTGGACATTTCTATCTGGTCGATCACAGCGACGGTGTGGCGGCGGTCGTCGAACGTCGAATCGGCACGGGGCCGATCGGTCCCGGTGGCTGA
- a CDS encoding FAD-dependent oxidoreductase produces MVDISIWSITATVWRRSSNVESARGRSVPVADSTGAGARTVAVVGGGISGMAAAFALHRAGWQVDLLERENALGGRFGIDSLRGRPMLAGARHIGLQYTEFRQFVTALADVRFEPSPLNMTKVVDGRLATVAAEDSRGVLRYLAEFGSAQDVAKLTYLVHRIATEENRFLGSRFFAKLGAAGDDRPLSEHFGSGLADALLRPIVTWVHGAELDEMYLGTLGATLGAALDSFEQIVGGIEPVLTALSELVTVKKNARVESVAIRRGRVRGLSVAEDGGPAREHPYDAVVLATPAAETAELVAVALPALAALLATVRYFPASVTTVEYDRDVFPPGVSTLAMNEGPYNTAALYRAPERNIVRYVIAGRAARPLPPEDGSAAALDAAEKMVQATFGSVDPTRLAVVERRWDRGFSGLRAFHGEFLARVGKETSHIGGLALAGDYLRGVSLEACYRSGVEAAHRLTA; encoded by the coding sequence GTGGTGGACATTTCTATCTGGTCGATCACAGCGACGGTGTGGCGGCGGTCGTCGAACGTCGAATCGGCACGGGGCCGATCGGTCCCGGTGGCTGATTCGACCGGCGCCGGAGCGCGCACAGTCGCCGTCGTCGGCGGCGGAATCTCCGGAATGGCAGCTGCTTTCGCACTGCACCGGGCGGGCTGGCAGGTCGATCTGCTGGAGCGGGAGAACGCGCTCGGCGGCCGTTTCGGCATCGACTCCCTGCGCGGACGGCCGATGCTGGCCGGCGCGCGACACATCGGTCTGCAGTACACCGAGTTCCGGCAGTTCGTGACCGCGCTGGCCGATGTGCGGTTCGAGCCGTCGCCGCTGAATATGACGAAGGTCGTCGACGGCCGCCTGGCCACCGTCGCGGCCGAGGACAGCCGCGGCGTGCTGCGGTACCTCGCCGAATTCGGCTCCGCGCAGGACGTGGCCAAGCTGACCTATCTCGTGCACCGCATCGCGACCGAGGAGAACCGCTTCCTGGGGTCGAGGTTCTTCGCCAAGCTCGGGGCCGCGGGCGACGACAGACCACTGAGCGAGCATTTCGGTTCCGGATTGGCCGATGCGCTGCTGCGCCCCATCGTCACCTGGGTGCACGGCGCCGAACTCGACGAGATGTACCTCGGCACCCTCGGCGCCACCCTCGGCGCCGCGCTCGACTCGTTCGAACAGATCGTCGGCGGCATCGAGCCGGTCCTCACCGCGCTGTCGGAGCTGGTCACGGTGAAGAAGAACGCCCGGGTCGAGAGCGTGGCGATCCGGCGTGGCCGGGTGCGCGGACTCTCCGTTGCCGAGGACGGCGGACCGGCACGGGAACATCCCTACGACGCCGTGGTGCTGGCCACCCCTGCGGCGGAGACCGCGGAACTGGTTGCCGTCGCGTTACCCGCGCTGGCGGCGCTGCTGGCGACGGTTCGGTACTTTCCCGCATCGGTGACGACGGTGGAGTACGACCGCGACGTCTTTCCCCCCGGCGTGTCCACGCTGGCGATGAACGAGGGCCCGTACAACACCGCGGCGCTCTATCGAGCGCCCGAGCGCAATATCGTGCGCTACGTCATCGCCGGTCGAGCCGCGCGGCCGCTCCCACCCGAGGACGGGTCCGCCGCCGCGCTCGACGCCGCCGAGAAGATGGTGCAGGCGACCTTCGGATCCGTCGATCCCACTCGTCTCGCCGTCGTGGAGCGTCGCTGGGATCGGGGCTTCTCCGGCCTGCGGGCATTTCACGGGGAATTCCTCGCCAGGGTGGGAAAGGAAACGAGCCACATCGGCGGCCTGGCATTGGCCGGGGACTATCTGCGCGGAGTGTCGCTGGAAGCCTGCTATCGATCCGGAGTCGAGGCGGCGCACCGATTGACGGCATAG
- a CDS encoding type I polyketide synthase, whose translation MPEVKEFDGAWRDLADRPVAEQRRMLSDFVCRIVADVLGETGPESIDPSDSFQDLGFDSRMAIGLRDVLTAETGVALTGAVAFDYPTINRLAEYLRTLLSGEGGAAEPRSPIPGGVTDNEPIAIVGMSCRLPGGVSSPEQLWDIVADGRDVIAEFPTDRGWSEDLYDPEPGLPGKTYARTGGFVYNAPEFDAAFFGIGPKEATAMDPQQRLMLEGCWEALEHAGIDPTSMRGSRTGVYTGLFHHDYHQDGTPPELAGYLMTGITGSVASGRVSYVLGLTGPALTVDTACSSSLVTVHLAVQALRGGECDMALAGGVTVMAKTNAFTSFSMQRGLSDTGRCSSYATGANGTVWAEGIAMLVLEPLSLARRNGHRVLALVRGSAVNQDGASNGLAAPNGPAQQRVIRDALGDAGLTVSDIDAVEGHGTGTVLGDPIEVQALLSTYGRNRPADAPLWLGSIKSNMGHTQGAAGAAGLIKLVEAMRHETLPRTLHVDGPTEHVDWSEGNVRLLTEPVPWRRGERPRRAAVSAFGISGTNAHVIVQEPPLDEQPAAERTAPPRTPWILSGKTEAALSDAAARLVRHLRDNPEADATDVGFTLATARAELDCRAVLFGPDLAALASASDALATGSETPSAVRGVAVRGVAVRGVRTALLFPGQGAQKVGMAAQLYRSYAVFATTFDELCGQFDKHLDTPLRGVIFAEPGTDTAALLDQTAYTQAALFVVEVALYRLLRSWGVTADFLIGHSIGELAAAYSAGVWSTADACTLVAARGRLMQALPAGGAMVSVAAAETTVRELIAGYEERVGIAAVNGPRSIVISGDADGVDEIVAVLTERGVKTKRLTVSHAFHSPRMEPMLAEFGAICAGLTYNRPTVPIVSTLTGKPVDGDELGTPDYWVRQVRQPVRFMAGAQWLLQQEHVTTFLEAGPGATLTALVRESCTEADPDALTAVAALRARDGNELGALFGALGSWYCAGGVVDWTTQFLGTGARRIDLPTYPFQRERYWIDGFGGTNVRESGIDSADHPLLGAVVWMPDSEDVVCTGRLSLRTDPWLADHAIGGVVLFPGTAYLELALHLGSLLDCPTLGELVLQAPLTVPAVGGVELRVLAGSPDEGGARPFSVYSRLQADPSAESEPAAWSCHATGVIAPHVSGSPAPATDLTDWPPAGATAVNVADAYDDLAELGYGYGPTFRGLTAVWRRGEEAFAEVELHDRAQPAAHEFGIHPALLDAALHTIGLSGLSPATSPGAVTVPFSWEGVALHTVGASSLRVRLTPASDDEPGSGRFALTLADGNGTLVGEVAALTLREISTASLGGARPAAASPLYGLTWTPVVPVESVALGDPWTADGDVEHLTVAARAVAVLRFEVGPSAEDVLPATLRECVTGLLTRLQKLLAEDRTVVVVTRHGVAVHAGEELDLVAAAAWGLLRTAQNENRDRVVIVDVDSWDDYRGPVEQALAIGSEPQLAARRGALFGGRLTRGSADNVGAIELLDAPTWRLTPLGKGTLTSDNLALVEDPEAASPLRSGEVRVGLRATGVNFRDVLIVLGMYPDPDATIGGEGAGVVLEVAPDVTEFAPGDRVFGFVTGVGSASVTDQRYLAHMPRGWSFAQAAAVPVVFGTAYFGLVDLAGVQPGETLLLHAATGGVGMAAVQLARHLRLQLLVTASRPKWNVLRDMGFDDSRIGDSRSLDFEQKFMAATDGRGADVVLDSLAGEFVDASLRLLPRGGRFIEMGMTDRRDPAEVAADHAGVMYRAFHLMEAGPDRLHEIMTTLVELFDSGVLQPLPITGWDMRQVPEAFRFLGQARHIGKNVLTVPTPLNTAGTVLVTGGTGGLGALAARHLARTHGVRNLVLASRRGPAADGAQELRAELETLGAAVDIVACDVSDRAALDGLLSAIPAEHPLTGVVHTAGVLADGLLASMTPDQLATVLRPKVDAAWNLHAATKHLDLSAFVLYSSIAGVTGGPGQANYAAANVFLDALAQHRHLAGLPATSVAWGAWRESSGMTSTLTEADFARMRREGFSPLGDEEGMALFDAALAAGTAGAVAARIDTAVISTLDPEGLPSVMRGLLRSSRQSADSRAGESSKLVAQLTGRSAAEQNQFIVEVIRSHAATVLGHESSSAVDPEKPFSDIGFDSLGVMEFRNRLKSAVGVKLSTTVVFDYPTPLALADFIRSEIAPVDNPVVRLMAEVESLARSLGGVELGSEDRADIAARVAAVLRELTASAAAGGESADAAGSLDSADDSALFEFIDQL comes from the coding sequence ATGCCAGAAGTGAAGGAATTCGACGGCGCATGGCGGGACCTGGCCGACCGGCCGGTGGCAGAGCAGCGCCGGATGCTCTCCGATTTCGTCTGCCGCATCGTCGCGGATGTCCTCGGCGAAACCGGACCGGAGTCGATAGATCCGTCGGATTCGTTCCAGGACCTGGGATTCGACTCGCGGATGGCCATCGGGCTGCGCGATGTGCTGACCGCCGAGACCGGTGTGGCTCTCACCGGCGCGGTGGCGTTCGACTACCCGACGATAAATCGGCTCGCCGAATATCTGCGAACACTGCTGAGTGGCGAGGGCGGCGCCGCCGAACCCCGATCACCGATACCCGGCGGTGTCACCGACAACGAACCGATCGCCATCGTCGGAATGTCGTGCCGGCTTCCGGGCGGAGTATCCTCGCCCGAGCAATTGTGGGACATCGTCGCCGACGGGCGCGACGTCATCGCCGAATTCCCGACCGATCGCGGTTGGTCCGAGGATCTCTACGATCCGGAACCGGGGTTACCCGGCAAGACCTACGCCCGTACCGGCGGATTCGTCTACAACGCTCCGGAATTCGATGCCGCATTCTTCGGAATCGGGCCGAAGGAAGCGACCGCGATGGACCCGCAGCAGCGTCTGATGCTGGAAGGCTGCTGGGAAGCACTGGAACACGCGGGCATCGACCCGACATCCATGCGTGGCAGCCGCACCGGCGTCTACACCGGGCTGTTCCATCACGACTATCACCAGGACGGTACTCCGCCGGAGCTGGCCGGCTACCTGATGACCGGCATCACCGGCAGCGTGGCGTCCGGGCGGGTGTCCTATGTGCTCGGCTTGACCGGCCCCGCGCTGACCGTCGATACCGCGTGCTCCTCGTCGCTGGTGACCGTGCACCTGGCGGTACAGGCGTTGCGTGGCGGCGAGTGCGACATGGCGCTCGCGGGCGGAGTGACGGTGATGGCCAAGACCAATGCCTTCACCTCGTTCAGTATGCAACGCGGTCTCTCCGATACCGGCCGGTGCAGCTCCTACGCGACCGGCGCCAACGGCACGGTGTGGGCGGAGGGCATCGCCATGCTGGTGCTGGAGCCGTTGTCGCTGGCCCGCCGGAACGGCCACCGGGTGCTGGCACTGGTACGCGGATCCGCGGTCAATCAGGACGGCGCCTCCAACGGACTCGCCGCACCCAACGGTCCGGCGCAGCAGCGGGTGATCCGGGACGCGCTGGGCGATGCCGGATTGACCGTGTCCGACATCGACGCCGTCGAGGGCCACGGCACCGGCACCGTGCTGGGCGACCCGATCGAGGTCCAGGCCCTGCTGTCGACCTACGGTCGCAACCGGCCCGCTGACGCTCCGCTCTGGCTGGGTTCGATCAAATCCAACATGGGCCACACCCAGGGCGCCGCCGGGGCGGCGGGCCTGATCAAGCTGGTCGAGGCGATGCGGCACGAGACGCTGCCGCGCACGCTGCACGTGGACGGCCCGACCGAGCATGTGGACTGGTCGGAGGGGAACGTCCGACTGCTGACCGAGCCCGTCCCGTGGCGGCGCGGCGAGCGCCCGCGGCGAGCGGCCGTGTCGGCGTTCGGCATCAGCGGCACCAACGCCCACGTGATCGTGCAGGAGCCGCCGCTCGACGAGCAACCGGCCGCCGAGCGCACCGCACCGCCGCGGACGCCGTGGATTCTCTCCGGGAAGACCGAAGCGGCGCTCTCGGACGCCGCGGCGCGGCTGGTGCGGCATCTGCGGGACAACCCCGAGGCCGACGCGACCGACGTGGGCTTCACCCTGGCCACCGCGCGCGCCGAACTCGATTGCCGCGCAGTGCTGTTCGGGCCGGACCTGGCCGCGCTGGCATCGGCGTCGGATGCGCTGGCGACCGGGAGCGAGACGCCATCGGCCGTGCGCGGCGTCGCCGTGCGCGGCGTCGCCGTGCGCGGCGTGCGGACCGCGCTGCTGTTCCCCGGTCAGGGCGCCCAGAAGGTGGGGATGGCGGCCCAGCTGTACCGGTCCTATGCCGTCTTCGCCACCACCTTCGACGAGTTGTGCGGGCAGTTCGACAAGCACCTCGACACCCCGTTGCGCGGCGTGATCTTCGCCGAGCCGGGGACGGACACCGCGGCCCTGCTCGACCAGACCGCCTACACCCAGGCCGCGTTGTTCGTGGTGGAGGTCGCGCTGTATCGGTTGCTCCGTTCGTGGGGTGTGACAGCGGACTTCCTGATCGGACACTCCATCGGCGAGCTGGCTGCCGCCTACTCGGCCGGAGTCTGGTCGACGGCCGACGCCTGCACCCTGGTGGCCGCGCGGGGCCGGTTGATGCAGGCGCTCCCGGCGGGTGGCGCGATGGTGTCGGTGGCGGCCGCGGAAACCACCGTGCGGGAACTGATCGCAGGGTACGAGGAGCGGGTCGGCATCGCGGCGGTCAACGGCCCGCGCTCGATCGTGATCTCCGGCGACGCGGACGGTGTCGACGAGATCGTCGCGGTCCTGACCGAACGAGGGGTGAAGACCAAGCGGCTCACCGTCAGCCACGCCTTCCACTCGCCGCGGATGGAGCCGATGCTCGCGGAGTTCGGCGCGATCTGCGCCGGACTGACCTACAACCGGCCCACGGTGCCGATCGTGTCCACGCTCACCGGCAAGCCGGTGGACGGCGATGAGCTCGGCACGCCGGACTACTGGGTGCGGCAGGTGCGGCAACCGGTGCGATTCATGGCCGGGGCCCAGTGGCTGCTCCAGCAGGAGCATGTCACCACATTCCTGGAGGCGGGCCCGGGGGCGACACTGACGGCACTGGTCCGCGAGAGTTGCACCGAAGCCGACCCGGACGCGCTGACGGCGGTCGCCGCCCTGCGGGCGCGGGACGGGAACGAGCTGGGCGCGCTCTTCGGCGCGCTGGGGAGCTGGTACTGCGCGGGCGGTGTCGTCGACTGGACCACGCAGTTCCTCGGGACGGGCGCGCGCCGGATCGACCTTCCCACCTACCCCTTCCAGCGCGAACGCTACTGGATCGACGGTTTCGGCGGCACGAACGTGCGCGAGTCGGGCATCGACAGCGCCGACCACCCCCTGCTGGGCGCGGTGGTGTGGATGCCGGACTCCGAGGACGTGGTGTGCACGGGCAGGCTCTCGCTGCGCACCGACCCGTGGCTGGCCGACCACGCGATCGGCGGTGTGGTCCTGTTTCCCGGCACCGCCTATCTCGAACTGGCGCTGCACCTCGGCTCCCTGCTCGACTGCCCGACGCTGGGCGAACTGGTGCTGCAGGCGCCCCTGACGGTGCCCGCCGTCGGCGGTGTCGAGCTGCGGGTTCTCGCGGGGTCCCCGGACGAGGGCGGTGCTCGCCCGTTCTCGGTGTACTCCCGGTTGCAGGCCGACCCGTCCGCCGAATCCGAACCCGCGGCCTGGTCCTGCCACGCCACCGGGGTGATCGCCCCGCACGTTTCCGGCTCGCCCGCACCCGCGACCGATCTCACCGACTGGCCGCCCGCGGGCGCGACCGCCGTGAACGTGGCCGACGCCTATGACGACCTGGCCGAACTCGGTTACGGCTACGGGCCGACCTTCCGCGGCCTGACCGCGGTGTGGCGGCGTGGCGAGGAAGCCTTCGCCGAGGTGGAGCTGCATGATCGGGCACAGCCCGCGGCGCACGAGTTCGGCATCCACCCGGCACTGCTGGACGCCGCGCTGCACACCATCGGACTGAGCGGACTCTCGCCCGCCACCAGCCCCGGCGCGGTGACGGTGCCCTTCTCCTGGGAGGGCGTGGCGCTGCACACCGTCGGTGCGAGCTCGCTGCGCGTCCGGCTGACACCGGCTTCGGACGACGAGCCGGGTAGCGGCCGGTTCGCCCTGACCCTCGCCGACGGGAACGGCACGCTGGTCGGCGAGGTCGCCGCGCTGACGCTGCGGGAGATCTCGACGGCCTCCCTGGGTGGCGCTCGCCCCGCCGCGGCCAGCCCCCTCTACGGACTCACCTGGACGCCGGTCGTCCCCGTGGAGTCCGTCGCCCTCGGCGACCCGTGGACGGCCGACGGGGATGTCGAGCACCTCACCGTGGCGGCACGGGCGGTCGCGGTGCTCCGTTTCGAGGTGGGCCCGTCGGCGGAGGACGTCCTGCCGGCGACCCTGCGCGAGTGCGTCACCGGACTGCTGACCCGGCTGCAGAAGCTACTGGCCGAGGACCGGACCGTCGTGGTGGTCACCCGGCACGGCGTCGCGGTGCACGCGGGTGAAGAGCTCGATCTGGTCGCCGCGGCGGCCTGGGGCCTGCTGCGCACCGCGCAGAACGAAAACCGCGACCGGGTCGTCATCGTCGACGTCGACAGCTGGGACGACTACCGCGGGCCGGTCGAACAGGCCCTGGCCATCGGCTCCGAGCCGCAGCTGGCGGCGCGCCGGGGCGCGCTGTTCGGCGGCAGGCTCACCCGCGGCTCCGCCGACAACGTCGGGGCGATCGAGTTACTGGACGCACCGACGTGGCGCTTGACGCCACTCGGCAAGGGCACCCTGACCAGCGACAACCTCGCGCTGGTCGAGGATCCGGAGGCGGCATCGCCGTTGCGATCAGGTGAGGTGCGGGTCGGGCTGCGGGCCACGGGTGTCAACTTCCGCGATGTGCTCATCGTCCTCGGCATGTACCCGGACCCCGACGCCACGATCGGTGGCGAGGGTGCCGGTGTCGTGCTCGAAGTCGCTCCGGACGTGACCGAGTTCGCCCCCGGCGATCGGGTCTTCGGCTTCGTCACCGGGGTCGGCTCGGCCTCGGTCACCGACCAGCGGTACCTCGCCCACATGCCGCGCGGCTGGTCGTTCGCGCAGGCGGCGGCGGTGCCGGTCGTCTTCGGGACCGCCTACTTCGGCCTGGTCGACCTGGCCGGAGTGCAGCCGGGGGAGACGTTGCTGTTGCACGCCGCGACCGGCGGCGTCGGCATGGCGGCCGTGCAGCTGGCCCGGCACCTGCGGTTGCAGCTGCTCGTCACCGCCAGTAGGCCGAAGTGGAACGTGCTGCGGGACATGGGCTTCGACGACAGCCGGATCGGTGACTCGCGCTCGCTCGATTTCGAGCAGAAGTTCATGGCCGCCACCGACGGCCGCGGTGCCGACGTCGTGCTCGACTCCCTGGCCGGGGAATTCGTCGACGCCTCGCTGCGGCTGCTGCCCCGTGGCGGCCGGTTCATCGAGATGGGCATGACCGATCGCCGGGATCCGGCCGAGGTGGCCGCCGACCACGCCGGCGTGATGTACCGGGCCTTCCACCTGATGGAGGCCGGACCGGACCGGCTGCACGAGATCATGACCACCCTGGTGGAGCTGTTCGATTCCGGTGTCCTGCAACCGCTGCCGATCACCGGCTGGGACATGCGGCAGGTGCCCGAGGCGTTCCGGTTCCTCGGTCAGGCGCGGCACATCGGCAAGAACGTGCTCACCGTGCCGACACCGTTGAACACCGCGGGAACCGTCCTGGTGACCGGCGGCACCGGGGGGCTCGGCGCGTTGGCGGCGCGGCACCTGGCCCGCACCCACGGGGTGCGAAACCTGGTGCTGGCCAGTCGCCGCGGCCCGGCCGCCGACGGCGCGCAGGAGCTGCGGGCGGAGCTGGAGACGCTCGGGGCCGCGGTCGACATCGTCGCCTGCGACGTGTCCGACCGGGCCGCGCTGGACGGTCTGCTCTCGGCTATCCCGGCGGAGCATCCGCTGACCGGCGTGGTGCACACCGCAGGCGTGCTGGCCGACGGTCTGCTGGCATCGATGACACCCGACCAGCTCGCGACCGTGCTGCGCCCCAAGGTCGACGCGGCCTGGAACCTGCACGCGGCGACGAAACACCTGGATCTGTCCGCGTTCGTGCTGTATTCGTCGATCGCGGGCGTGACCGGCGGGCCGGGGCAGGCGAACTACGCCGCGGCCAACGTCTTCCTGGACGCACTCGCCCAGCACCGGCATCTGGCCGGGTTGCCCGCGACCTCCGTCGCGTGGGGAGCGTGGCGCGAGAGCAGCGGCATGACGAGCACCCTGACCGAGGCCGACTTCGCCCGGATGCGCCGCGAAGGCTTCAGCCCGCTGGGCGACGAGGAAGGCATGGCGCTGTTCGACGCGGCGCTGGCCGCAGGCACCGCGGGCGCGGTGGCGGCGCGCATCGACACCGCCGTGATCTCCACCCTCGATCCCGAGGGGCTGCCGTCGGTCATGCGCGGCCTGCTGCGCTCGTCGCGGCAATCCGCCGACAGCAGGGCGGGCGAGTCGTCCAAGCTCGTGGCGCAGCTGACGGGCAGGAGCGCCGCCGAGCAGAACCAGTTCATCGTCGAGGTGATCCGCAGCCATGCGGCGACCGTGCTCGGACACGAGTCCTCGTCCGCCGTGGATCCCGAGAAGCCCTTCAGCGATATCGGTTTCGACTCACTCGGCGTGATGGAGTTCCGGAACAGGCTCAAGTCGGCCGTCGGCGTCAAGCTGTCGACGACGGTGGTCTTCGACTATCCGACCCCCCTCGCCCTGGCGGACTTCATCCGCTCCGAAATCGCTCCGGTGGACAACCCGGTGGTGCGGCTCATGGCCGAGGTCGAGTCGCTGGCGCGCAGCCTCGGCGGGGTCGAGCTGGGTTCGGAGGATCGCGCCGATATCGCGGCGCGGGTCGCCGCGGTGCTGCGTGAGCTGACCGCGAGCGCGGCAGCGGGCGGGGAATCGGCCGATGCCGCGGGCAGTCTCGACAGCGCCGACGACAGTGCGCTGTTCGAGTTCATCGACCAGCTGTAG